A window of Pedococcus badiiscoriae genomic DNA:
GACAAGGTCGCGCTCGGCGACGAGATCGCTCCCGGCCTGGTCCACGCACTCAGGGCCACCCTCGAGGCCTGAGCCGCTGAGTGGGTTGACCAGCGCCGGCTGAGCTACTTCGTGCAGGTGGGCAGCGAACCGCCCCGCCTGTCGGCGATCGCCTCGACGGCGGACTTGGCCTCGGCGAAGGTCGAGATCCGGACCACCCGCAGTCCGTCGGGCACGTGACCCACGACCTCGTCGCAGTTGGCTGCCGGGGCCAGGAACCAGGCGGCACCGCCGTCGTGGGCACCGACGAGCTTCTGCTGGATGCCGCCGATCGGGCCCACCTGACCCTCGGCGTCCATCGTGCCCGTGCCGGCGATCTTCTGCCCACCGGTGAGCGGTCCGGGGGTGAGGGTGTCGTAGACGGCCAGCGAGAACATCGTCCCGGCTGACGGGCCACCGACGTTGCCGGCGTTGATCTTGACGTCGATCGGGAACTCGAACCGGATGCCCAGGAAGACGCCCACCGTGGCGCGCCCATCGGCCGCCCGCGTCTTGGCGCTGACTGTGACCGGCTTGCCGTCCCGGACCAGGCCAAGTGCCACGGTCTCCCCCGGCTTGTGCAGGCTGACCGCGGCACGCACCGCGTTGGAGTCGGCCACGCGCTTGCCGTCGATGGTGACGATCTCGTCGCCGTTCTTCAGCAGGGCGGCCGAGGGCGCGTCCTTCGCGACCGCGCCGATGACGACGTGCTCGATGACCTTCTTCCCGAGGGCCTTCAGCGCGACCGCGACGGCCTCCTGCTGGGAGTCGACCATCTCCGCCGTGCTCTCCTCCTGGACCTGCTTGTCGGTGACTCCGGTCGGGAAGTAGAGCCCCTCGTCCACGACGGCCT
This region includes:
- a CDS encoding PDZ domain-containing protein, whose protein sequence is MTSPFQQPSPPDQLAPGQGPVVEDPYRLSRRSTVALVGVFLLIALGALSVMIGLPYVIMKPGPVTNTLGTLDGKPLITVSGAPTYPTQGALDFTTVRIAGGPGSRVTVWDVLEAAINPDEAVVDEGLYFPTGVTDKQVQEESTAEMVDSQQEAVAVALKALGKKVIEHVVIGAVAKDAPSAALLKNGDEIVTIDGKRVADSNAVRAAVSLHKPGETVALGLVRDGKPVTVSAKTRAADGRATVGVFLGIRFEFPIDVKINAGNVGGPSAGTMFSLAVYDTLTPGPLTGGQKIAGTGTMDAEGQVGPIGGIQQKLVGAHDGGAAWFLAPAANCDEVVGHVPDGLRVVRISTFAEAKSAVEAIADRRGGSLPTCTK